ACTGTTGGAACTCGATCGGCTACAATTCCAAGTCAAAGAGGTGCCGGAGATGAGGTTTGATGCCTTGAAGGGCAGAAAACGGCAGGAACGGAGAGAATTTTTGCCTCTAATCATCGTCACCAGTAATCGCGAGAAGGAACTGCCCAAACCCTTTTTGCGCCGTTGTCTGTTTTACTACATTGAGTTTCCCAATCAAGCAACCCTGAAGCAGATTCTCAAAAGCCATTTTCAACCCAAGCTCACTCCCTTATTTGAAGCAGCCCTCAAAAAGTTTTGGCAACTGCGGGAATTGAAGAGTTGGCGTAAAATACCGGGAACCAGTGAATTTTTGGATTGGGTAGCAATTTTGGAACGAGAGCAGCAGGCTAAAAAGCTGACAGCGAAAGAGTTAGAAAGCACTCATGCGGTGAATCTGCCCCATCTGGAGACTCTGGTGAAAACTCAGAGCGATCGCGAAGCCCTCAAGCAGCTAAGAACACAGAATGGCTGAGCTAGATTCATCACTCTTTCAAGTCTTTGAGCGGTTACGCAGGCAGGGTGTACCGTTGGGGGTCTCGGATTATCTGGAGGTAATTGAGACAATTCAAGCGGGGATAGGACTAGAAGATGCTGCCAGCTTTAAGGGATTGTGCCGCTTGCTCTGGGCAAAATCACGGGAAGACCAAGAGCTATTCGATCTGGCTTTTGCAGAGTTGGTAGAACCCCAATTGCAAACTATCTCCACACCTAAACCCACTTGTCCATCTCAGCCTCCTTCTACACCTTTAACTGCTCCGCCTCAGCCAACTCCTAATCAGCCTGAACCTCAACCCCAACCAGAACCAGAGCTAGAGGAAGAGCTAAAACCACAACAGGTCACGGTAACATTACCTTCTAGATCTGTGGGTCAGTCATTTGAGTTGAAGAGTGAGCTAACCGAGAAACCCTATTACTATCAATTAACACTACGTCTACCAATTAGTCCGCGAGATATGGCAGGGGTATGGCGGCAACTGCGCCGTCCTCAACGAGTAGGTGTCCCAGAAGAGTTAGATGTAGAAGGCACGATTAACAGCATCAGTCGCTCTGGCTTATTGCTACGTCCATTGTTGCAGCCTCGCCGTCGAAACCAAGCCCGATTGGTGGTGTTAGTAGATCAGCAGGGTTCAATGGCTCCCTTTGCTCCCCTGATTGAAGCAGCAATTGAGAGTATTTTACGAGGAGGACTACTCGGTAAGACTAGCCTCTACTATTTTCATGATTGTCCAGAAGGGTTACTCTATCAACGCCCTAGCTTGACTAATAGCTTGGCTCTGGAAGCCGTTTTGGATGAGCAAGTCAAGGGTAATAGTGTACTGATTATCAGCGACGCGGGATCAGCCCGTGGCTATTACGATAGAAAACGAGTCGCAGAGACTAAATCCTTTCTCAAAACCCTCAGCGCTTACACCTACCTCTACGCTTGGCTAAATCCTATGCCTCAAACTCGGTGGAAAGCAACAACAGCAGAAGATATCGCCTGCATGGTGCCGATGTTTCCCTTAGACCGAGAGGGCTTGAATGATGCAGTGAATATTTTGCGGGGGAATCCCTTCCCTGCGGGAGTTGGTATTGATGAGTAAGACTCTTGAAGAGATTATTACGTCTCCCAGTCTAGTTAGGGAACAATGGCTGCCTTCAGAGTTAGCAGTACGGGAAGTCTTGGCGTTTGAACGACGATTTGGCTCTAAGCATTTAATGTTAGCTTGCCATGCCGCCTTGCCTCTGATTCTAACTCCAGAACTTCTTAACTTAATCCATATCAATTTTCTTGAAAAGGAACAAATTCCTTGGGTAGCTGAAGTTGATTTTATCATCTCGCCTCTGTGCCGTCCTATTGATGAGGGTTTGTTTGAAGTCGAGCCGTCGATAAGGGAAGTTTTATTGGTGGAGCTGGAGAATCAGTTTGGTTGGGAACGTCCGTTTAGATTAGCGGATTTTTTACAGTTCTACTTAATGAA
The Coleofasciculus chthonoplastes PCC 7420 DNA segment above includes these coding regions:
- a CDS encoding AAA family ATPase, which encodes MDDLAKRLYTGKGECRYEPLPDAWQEREPYIASKSLADAVNAALYLRRPLLLEGDPGCGKTRLAYAVAYELGFPLHTCYIRSTSRAQDLLYDYDALGRLYDIQEGKVEDNPTRARSRQEYVTLGELGNAIAQSQNDIPSVVLIDEIDKADIDFPNDLLLELDRLQFQVKEVPEMRFDALKGRKRQERREFLPLIIVTSNREKELPKPFLRRCLFYYIEFPNQATLKQILKSHFQPKLTPLFEAALKKFWQLRELKSWRKIPGTSEFLDWVAILEREQQAKKLTAKELESTHAVNLPHLETLVKTQSDREALKQLRTQNG
- a CDS encoding VWA domain-containing protein; translated protein: MAELDSSLFQVFERLRRQGVPLGVSDYLEVIETIQAGIGLEDAASFKGLCRLLWAKSREDQELFDLAFAELVEPQLQTISTPKPTCPSQPPSTPLTAPPQPTPNQPEPQPQPEPELEEELKPQQVTVTLPSRSVGQSFELKSELTEKPYYYQLTLRLPISPRDMAGVWRQLRRPQRVGVPEELDVEGTINSISRSGLLLRPLLQPRRRNQARLVVLVDQQGSMAPFAPLIEAAIESILRGGLLGKTSLYYFHDCPEGLLYQRPSLTNSLALEAVLDEQVKGNSVLIISDAGSARGYYDRKRVAETKSFLKTLSAYTYLYAWLNPMPQTRWKATTAEDIACMVPMFPLDREGLNDAVNILRGNPFPAGVGIDE